A segment of the Sphingomonas kaistensis genome:
TGGGCGGCCGGTCATGCAAACCACTCGCAACAGGAACGGCCGCCCTCCCCCACCCGTTTCGCGGCCAAGCATTCACCCAATAGGGAGACATCACATGGCCACTCGAAACGAAACCGGCACGCGCACCCGCACGACGTCGGGCACCAAGAAGACCAATCGCTCCAGCAACGACCGCAGCGCGTTCAGCTTCGGCGACAAGGGCACCGGCGCCGCGCCGCTGCTCGGCGCCCTGGCCGCGGGTGCGGCGATCGGAATCGGCGCAAACTGGGTCCGCAAGTTCGTCCAGCAAGCCTCGGAATCGCTGGCGGCCGGCGGCGAATGGGACCAGATCCTCGCGCTCGAGCACAAGGCGACCCTGGCGAAGTTCGACCTCATCCTCGCGACCGAGGACGACGAGACGCTGAAGCGCACCGCACTGATCAAGACGCTGCATTATGCGCTGAACAAGCACGCCCACCAGGAAGAGCAGGTCGTCTATCCGGCGCTGCGCCAGGCCAATGAGACGGTCGATGCCGACCATCTCGAGCATGAGCACGGCTATGTGAAGACCTACCTCTACCGCCTAGAGAACATGGACAAGGGCAGCCCCGAGTTCCTTCCCACCGTGCGCGAGTTCCGCGACCTGATCGAGGAACATGCCCGGATGGAGGAAGAGCAGGTCTATCCGCGCTTCAAGAACTCGCTGAGCGAGGAGCAAAACGCCAAGATCACCAGCCTGATGAACAAGGAAGGCATGAAGATGAGCTGAGGCCAAGCGGCCCTGTCATCGACGAAGAAGCCCCGGCAGCAATGCCGGGGCTTTTTCGTATCAGCCGACGAGGCGCAATTGCTCGGCCGCGGCGAGGGTCACGCCGCCCTCACCGACGAAGCGTTCCAGGCGGGCGCCAAGCTCGGCATCGACCGCAAAGCGCCCCGGCAGGAGCAATTGCGCAGCGCGCCCGTCGCTGATCGGCACGACCAGCCGCACGATCCCGCTGCCGGTGGGCAGGCCCTTCAACTCGGCGACGACCGCCGGGATCGCGGCATCGTCCGGACAGCGCACCGTCAGTTCGACCCGGCTGCGCCTTGCCAGTTCCTCTAGCGGCTGGAACCGCTTGATGGTGACGCGCGGCTGTTCTTCACCGGGACGGCGGTCGAGTTCGACCGTGAGGAGTCCGCACTGGCCCGCCTTGGCAGCGGCCTCCACCGCCGCGGCGGCCTCGTCGTCGAAGACGGTGGCGTCGAACTGGCCGCCGCTATCGCTGAAGCGGGCCATCATGAAGCGGCGTCCCTTCTGCGAAGTACGCCAGCGCGCTTCCTCGACCAGGCCCGCCATGGTCGCCGCACCGCGCCCGTCGGCAGGGATGCTGACCGCGCCGAGCTCGGTCGACTGCCGCACCTTGTGCGCGGCCAGCAGATGCTTGTGATGGTCGACCGGATGGGCCGAGAAATAGAAGCCGAAGCTGTCGCGCTCGGCCGCCATCCGCTCGGCCAGCGTCCAGCGGGCATCGTGCGGAAGGCGGATCGGCACCACTTCCGCAGGTCCGTCGCTCCCGCCGCCGAACAACCCGCCCTGCCCGCTGGTCTTTTCATGGTGCGCGCTGGCGGCGTGCGCAAGGATCGTCTCCGCGCCGGCATGCACCGCGGCGCGGTCGGGATTAAGGCTGTCGAGCGCGCCGGCGGAGGCCAGGCTTTCGAGCTGCCGGCGGTTGAGGATCCTGGGATCGATCCGCGCCGCAAAATCCTCGAGGCTGGCGAAGGGCTTCTTCATCCGCTCGGTGACCAATTCTTCCATCGCCTTCTCGCCGACGCCCTTGAGCGCGCCCAGCGCGTAGCGGACGCCGCCATCCTGCACGTCGAACGCAGCCTCGCTGGCGTTGACGTCGGGCGGCAGCAGGGTCTGGCCCATTCGGCGCAGGTCGTCGACGAACAGGCAGAGCTTGTCGGTCTGGTGGAGGTCGTAGCTCATCGACGCGGCGTAGAATTCGGCCGGGTGATGCGCCTTCAACCAGGCGGTATGATAGGCGACCAGCGCATAGGCGGCGGCGTGGCTCTTGTTGAAGCCGTAGCCGGCGAACTTGTCGATCAAGTCGAACAGCTCGTTGGCCTTGGCCGGCTTGATGTCCTGCCGCCCGCAACCCTCGACGAAGCGGGCCCGCTGGGCGTCCATCTCGGCCTTGATCTTCTTGCCCATCGCCCGGCGCAGCAAGTCGGCTTCGCCCAGGCTGTAGCCGGCCAGCACCTGCGCGGCCTGCATGACCTGTTCCTGGTAGACGAAGATGCCGTAGGTTTCCTTCAGCACGTCTTCCAGCAGGGCGTGGGGATACTGGATCTCCTGCCGCCCGTTCTTGCGGTCGCCGAACAGCGGAATGTTGTCCATCGGGCCCGGTCGATAGAGCGAGACGAGCGCGATGATGTCGCCGAAGTTGGTCGGCCGAACCGCCGCGAGCGTCCGCCGCATCCCGTCGGATTCCAGCTGGAACACGCCCACCGTGTCGCCGCGCTGGAGGAGTTCGTAGACGGCGGGGTCGTCCCACTTGAGGGTCGCGTAATCGACCTCGATCCCGCGCTTGGCGAGCAGTCGCTGGCCTTCCTTCAGCACCGACAGGGTTTTCAGGCCGAGGAAATCGAACTTCACCAGACCCGCGCCTTCGACATATTTCATGTCGAACTGCGTCACCGGCATGTCCGAACGCGGATCGCGGTGCAGCGGCACCAGTTCCTGCAGCGGACGGTCTCCGATGACGACGCCGGCGGCATGGGTCGAGCTGTGGCGCGGCAGGCCTTCCAGCTTCATCGCCAGGTCGAACAGCCGCTTCACCTGCGGCTCGTTCTTCACTTCGGTCGCCAACTCACTGACGCCATTCAGGGAACGCTCCAGCGTCCACGGGTCGGTCGGGTGGTTGGGGACGAGCTTCGCCAGCCGGTCGACATGGCCGTAGCTCATCTGCAGTACGCGCCCGGTGTCCTTCAGCACGGCGCGGGCCTTGAGGCGCCCGAAGGTGATGATCTGCGCCACCTTGTCCCGGCCATATTTGCCCTGGACGTAGCGGATCACCTTGTCGCGGTGGGTTTCGCAGAAGTCGATGTCGAAGTCGGGCATCGACACGCGTTCGGGGTTGAGGAAACGTTCGAACAGCAGGCCGAGCTCGAGCGGGTCGAGGTCGGTGATCAGCAGCGCCCAGGCCACCGCCGAACCAGCGCCCGATCCGCGGCCCGGACCGACCGGGATATCGTTGGCCTTGGCCCAGCCGATGAAGTCGGCGACGATCAGGAAGTAACCCGC
Coding sequences within it:
- a CDS encoding hemerythrin domain-containing protein, which encodes MATRNETGTRTRTTSGTKKTNRSSNDRSAFSFGDKGTGAAPLLGALAAGAAIGIGANWVRKFVQQASESLAAGGEWDQILALEHKATLAKFDLILATEDDETLKRTALIKTLHYALNKHAHQEEQVVYPALRQANETVDADHLEHEHGYVKTYLYRLENMDKGSPEFLPTVREFRDLIEEHARMEEEQVYPRFKNSLSEEQNAKITSLMNKEGMKMS
- the dnaE gene encoding DNA polymerase III subunit alpha, translated to MAFVPLRVLSCFSMLEGAIEPKDLAKTAAKRGFPAVALTDRNGLYAAMAFSDAAMDAGVQPIVGATLGIARPAEWGGAKESVDWLVLLAKDEAGYANLCRLVSKAHMERPDHLTPHVTLDDLAGHSDGLLALTAGGEGAVVRLLADGQAAKARDALLRLAGLFPDRLYIEVSRRGDAAEDAAEGALLDLAYALDLPLVATNPALYAEPHFHAAHDAMLCIANSAYVDEAERPRSSEHAWLKGEAEMAALFQDLPEALDNTLVVARRCAVAAPKRRPILPRMGEDEDEALRKAAHAGLEKRIADYPDEQKPTYRDRLDFELDVIVRMGFAGYFLIVADFIGWAKANDIPVGPGRGSGAGSAVAWALLITDLDPLELGLLFERFLNPERVSMPDFDIDFCETHRDKVIRYVQGKYGRDKVAQIITFGRLKARAVLKDTGRVLQMSYGHVDRLAKLVPNHPTDPWTLERSLNGVSELATEVKNEPQVKRLFDLAMKLEGLPRHSSTHAAGVVIGDRPLQELVPLHRDPRSDMPVTQFDMKYVEGAGLVKFDFLGLKTLSVLKEGQRLLAKRGIEVDYATLKWDDPAVYELLQRGDTVGVFQLESDGMRRTLAAVRPTNFGDIIALVSLYRPGPMDNIPLFGDRKNGRQEIQYPHALLEDVLKETYGIFVYQEQVMQAAQVLAGYSLGEADLLRRAMGKKIKAEMDAQRARFVEGCGRQDIKPAKANELFDLIDKFAGYGFNKSHAAAYALVAYHTAWLKAHHPAEFYAASMSYDLHQTDKLCLFVDDLRRMGQTLLPPDVNASEAAFDVQDGGVRYALGALKGVGEKAMEELVTERMKKPFASLEDFAARIDPRILNRRQLESLASAGALDSLNPDRAAVHAGAETILAHAASAHHEKTSGQGGLFGGGSDGPAEVVPIRLPHDARWTLAERMAAERDSFGFYFSAHPVDHHKHLLAAHKVRQSTELGAVSIPADGRGAATMAGLVEEARWRTSQKGRRFMMARFSDSGGQFDATVFDDEAAAAVEAAAKAGQCGLLTVELDRRPGEEQPRVTIKRFQPLEELARRSRVELTVRCPDDAAIPAVVAELKGLPTGSGIVRLVVPISDGRAAQLLLPGRFAVDAELGARLERFVGEGGVTLAAAEQLRLVG